A window from Citrus sinensis cultivar Valencia sweet orange chromosome 5, DVS_A1.0, whole genome shotgun sequence encodes these proteins:
- the LOC127902787 gene encoding NADH dehydrogenase [ubiquinone] 1 beta subcomplex subunit 3-B-like: QKKKKHRSKELASVDKISERMGHTGEFFRRRDGWRKHPLLTSNLRQATPGLGIALVAFGIYLVGEQVYNRVIAPSPSHSHHTHHQHSAASSSH; this comes from the coding sequence cagaagaagaagaagcatcgATCGAAAGAGTTAGCGAGTGTTGACAAAATAAGTGAAAGGATGGGGCACACAGGCGAGTTCTTCAGGCGGAGAGATGGGTGGAGAAAGCATCCACTGCTGACGAGCAATCTGCGTCAAGCCACCCCAGGACTCGGCATCGCTCTCGTCGCTTTTGGAATCTATCTTGTTGGCGAACAAGTCTACAATAGGGTCATCGCTCCTTCTCCTTCTCATTCTCACCACACCCACCACCAGCACTCCGCTGCGTCCTCTTCTCACTGA
- the LOC102612939 gene encoding uncharacterized protein LOC102612939, giving the protein MKRMIALGFEGSANKIGVGVVTLDGSILSNPRHTYFTPPGQGFLPRETAQHHLEHVLPLVKSALKTAGITPDEIDCLCYTRGPGMGAPLQVAAVVVRVLSQLWKKPIVAVNHCVAHIEMGRIVTGAEDPVVLYVSGGNTQVIAYSEGRYRIFGETIDIAVGNCLDRFARVLTLSNDPSPGYNIEQLAKKGEKFLDLPYVVKGMDVSFSGILSYIEATAAEKLNNNECTPADLCYSLQETLFAMLVEITERAMAHCDKKDVLIVGGVGCNERLQEMMRTMCSERGGRLFATDDRYCVDNGAMIAYTGLLAFAHGSSTPLEESTFTQRFRTDEVHAVWREKEDSACKNGSH; this is encoded by the exons ATGAAGAGGATGATAGCTCTTGGATTTGAAGGTTCGGCTAACAAGATTGGTGTTGGGGTTGTTACGTTAGATGGAAGTATTCTATCAAATCCACGCCACACATATTTCACGCCACCTGGGCAGGGATTTCTTCCACGAGAAACTGCTCAACACCATCTAGAACACGTTCTTCCACTTGTCAAATCTGCTTTGAAAACTGCTGGAATAACCCCAGATGAAATTGATTGCCTTTGTTACACCAGGGGTCCGGGCATGGGAGCGCCACTGCAAGTTGCTGCTGTTGTTGTCCGGGTTCTATCTCAGCTGTGGAAGAAGCCAATTGTTGCTGTTAATCACTGCGTGGCACATATTGAGATGGGGAGGATTGTGACTGGAGCGGAGGATCCTGTTGTGTTGTATGTCAGCGGTGGAAATACCCAGGTGATTGCTTATAGTGAAGGAAGGTATCGGATCTTTGGGGAGACTATCGATATTGCTGTGGGTAACTGCTTGGATCGGTTTGCAAGGGTTTTAACACTGTCCAATGATCCAAGCCCTGGATACAACATTGAGCAG CTGGCAAAGAAAGGGGAAAAGTTTCTTGATCTTCCTTATGTTGTAAAAGGGATGGATGTCTCTTTTAGCGGGATATTGAGCTATATTGAAGCAACTGCTGCGGAGAAGCTCAACAATAATGAGTGCACTCCTGCAGATTTGTGCTATTCCCTGCAG GAAACTCTTTTTGCGATGCTTGTGGAGATCACGGAACGGGCAATGGCACATTGTGACAAAAAGGATGTTCTTATTGTAGGCGGTGTGGGTTGTAACGAGCGCTTGCAAGAGATGATGAGAACAATGTGCTCCGAGCGGGGTGGAAGGCTGTTTGCAACGGATGACCGATATTGTGTTGACAACGGAGCAATGATTGCGTACACCGGTCTGCTTGCTTTTGCTCATGGTTCATCAACTCCGTTAGAGGAATCAACCTTTACCCAGCGATTCAGGACGGATGAAGTGCATGCAGTCtggagagaaaaagaagattcaGCTTGCAAGAATGGTAGTCATTAA